AAACTATGTATGTTGTATGTAATGAGCATTTAAATCAAGCTATAGATGAATTTTTAGAAATTTATGAACAGCCACCAGATGTATATGAATTGGGAAAGATATCATTTACAGATTGGTCAAGTCCTAGTACATGTGATTTTTGTGATGTACCTCCAAAATATCTTGTAGTATAATGTATTTTGGAGAATTGGTCTATGAAGATTAAAAATAGGGACAAATTATATATATACTACAGAGATAATAAGAGATGTTTTTATTGTGAAAAAAAACTCAAATATAAACAAATGACATTGGACCATTATTTACCTAGAAGTAGTGGCGGAATAGATGAGATATTTAATCTGGTTGTGAGTTGCAAGAGGTGTAATAGAGATAAGGGAGATACTATACCTATTGACGTATATGAGATAATGCTCATATTATTTTTACAAGGAGTTAAAGATGGGAAAATTACAGGAAAAGATATAGATATAAGCAATAGAGAGCTCAAGAAGTATTTGTTAGAGGTAGAGAAGGTAGAGGGTCTAAATAGGGAAATTGTATTTCAAAGTAAAGATAAGAGATTCTATATTAAAGATGGATATGTAAATAAGATGATACATTTTGGAGGCAAAAAACATTGAATGGAGGATCTAAATATGGAATTGGAAAACAAGGCTGTAATAGAGATTGAAGATTTGGAGATGAGCTTTGGTTCAAAAAAGGTTCTAAAGGGCATATCCTTGCAGGTATATCCGGGTCAAGTTATTGGATACATAGGACCTAATGGAGCGGGGAAAAGTACTACTATAAAGATAATTTTAGGGCTATTGTCAGGACATACAGGTAAAATTAAAATATTTGGAAATGAGATATCTAAAGATAGTATAGAATATAAAAAGAGGATTGGATATGTACCTGAAAATGCAGAGATTTATGATACCCTTACTGCTAGAGAATACTTGACTTTTATTGGAGAATTATATGGAAAGGATTCAAAGGATGTAGAACATAAGGCAAAAAGGATGATGAAAATATTTGGTATTGAAGATGTATTTAATTCTAGAATATCTTCATATTCTAAAGGAATGAAGCAAAAGGTACTGATTATATCCAGCTTATTGCATAATCCTGACGTATTATTTCTAGATGAGCCATTAAGTGGATTGGATGCAAATAGTGTTATTATTGTTAAGGAAATATTAGCTGAATTATCTAAAAAGGGTAAAACAATATTCTATTCATCCCATATTATGGATGTAGTTGAGAAAATAAGTAATAGGATTGTATTACTACAAAGTGGCAGTATATTAGCAGATGGCAGCTTTTCAGAACTACGGGATAAATCCCAAGATAGTTCATTGGAAGAAATATTTAATGAGCTTACTGGATTCAATCAACACAAGGAAATGGCAAAAGAGTTTATATCTATTCTTGAAGAGGAGTATTAATATGAGAGAATTTGTAGTATTAAAATTATTGGATAGATTCCAGAGGGTATTTGAAAAATTAGGTGTAGATTACCAGATTATGAGAAGAATCCTTCAACTAAAATTTGTTATGGATGGTAGAAGGGTGCCTACAGTTATAGGAAATACTAAAAAGAAAAATAAAAAACCAGAAAATAGCTTTATAAAATCTCTATGGGTTTATGCCGTTATGGGTATTATCATTGTATTTTTTATTATGACTGGTCAGAGTTATATTTTTCAGATGAGCTTAGCATTTGGAATTATTATGTTCATGATAATGACCTCATTAATATCTGATTTTTCTGCAGTACTATTAGATA
This genomic interval from Clostridiisalibacter paucivorans DSM 22131 contains the following:
- a CDS encoding CxxH/CxxC protein; this translates as MYVVCNEHLNQAIDEFLEIYEQPPDVYELGKISFTDWSSPSTCDFCDVPPKYLVV
- a CDS encoding ABC transporter ATP-binding protein encodes the protein MELENKAVIEIEDLEMSFGSKKVLKGISLQVYPGQVIGYIGPNGAGKSTTIKIILGLLSGHTGKIKIFGNEISKDSIEYKKRIGYVPENAEIYDTLTAREYLTFIGELYGKDSKDVEHKAKRMMKIFGIEDVFNSRISSYSKGMKQKVLIISSLLHNPDVLFLDEPLSGLDANSVIIVKEILAELSKKGKTIFYSSHIMDVVEKISNRIVLLQSGSILADGSFSELRDKSQDSSLEEIFNELTGFNQHKEMAKEFISILEEEY
- a CDS encoding HNH endonuclease, coding for MKIKNRDKLYIYYRDNKRCFYCEKKLKYKQMTLDHYLPRSSGGIDEIFNLVVSCKRCNRDKGDTIPIDVYEIMLILFLQGVKDGKITGKDIDISNRELKKYLLEVEKVEGLNREIVFQSKDKRFYIKDGYVNKMIHFGGKKH